Within Desulfofalx alkaliphila DSM 12257, the genomic segment TTTTTGTCTGCCACAGATTTACCCAAACGGTATACCTTTAAAAAATCCTTGTTTTTTTTCAACCTAGTTAAATTATAACTATCCATATTATTCCTGAAATAAACATTTTTAAAGGTAGGATTTCCATAATTATGACGGCTTATACAAAATGGAAAAGGCCACGAATAAGCGGCCTTATGCTGATAATCTCTTTCTACCTTTAAGTCTTCTCCGCTTTATTACATTGCGACCGCCTTTTGTAGCCATGCGCTTTAAGAAGCCATGTAATCTTTTACGCTTGCGTTTTTTGGGTTGAAAAGTACGCTTAGGCAATAATAGCACCTCCTTAAACAAGTATTAAGCCAGTTAATATCAAATGCTTATTAAATATGCCCACTGGGCCAAGCATAAAATCAAGTTTTCAACTTAGAGACACACATTCCAATTATATATAACCATAACAAAAACGTCAAGAAATTACCAGCTTGTGTATAACTTTTGTTGCTGATAAAAACCTGTTGATAACTTCTGGAAGTTTTGGTACTATTGAGGTGTTGGGTTTTAATTTTTTTTATTTTATCAACACCACATCACAAGCCTTGTTGTTAATTATGTGAATTGATGACATAATGCCCCTTGACGGGGCGCTTTTTTAACTGATTGTTCATGCCAATGAAGGCGTTATTAGTACTTTGGGGAGGTAAAAATGTTAAAGCAAGATGTTTTAGACAGCTGGCATAAGGTGCTGGCAATACTTGAAAAAAGATTAAATAAACACTCCTTTGAAACTTGGGTTACATCGCTAACCCCCTTAGGTTGGTATAACGGTGCCATTTTAATAGAGGTGCCCAATCACT encodes:
- the rpmH gene encoding 50S ribosomal protein L34 encodes the protein MPKRTFQPKKRKRKRLHGFLKRMATKGGRNVIKRRRLKGRKRLSA